From Malus sylvestris chromosome 1, drMalSylv7.2, whole genome shotgun sequence:
GGAAGTTCCTGAGAACTTGGTCAGCAAGGATATGCATTGAGAGATGGTATAAGACTGTTAAATGTCAATCTGACGTCTTTAACATCCTATCCGGTTATTTAAATTGTGGTAGCATGTGTCCTTTTGGCGTGTTCTTTGTTTGCAACTCTATGTCATCATTGATAACCTGACAACTTTGGAACATTGTCGCTATCCTTATTTAACATTCAGTGATCAGTGAAACTGTCTATTAAGTGAtaatctttttgttttcttttatgcTCTGTAGGCCAAAGATGTGTACTTAAGATGGATCACCATTGTGTTTGGGTGGTGAATTGTGTTGGTGCACGCAACTAcaagttttttcttcttttcttggtaATGACATATTCCTTTTTCTTATTAATGTACTTGCAGTCATGACTCACGAAATAAGAAATTTGTGTAGATTTCCTTCCCCACCAGATTTTTTGTTCAAAGGCTGGCAATCCCACAGAATCTAGGGCTGGGAACTGGAGATGTTTGAGTTATCTTtgacatgtgtgtgtgttggggGAAGTTGGGGTCGTAGAGAGAGATGGGAAATGCAAttgattataaaataaatacCTTCTGGTGtgcaaataaactttaaaagtAGTAGTAATTGGCTATTTTACTGTCCCTTTGTTTTTGCTCACTCGTTCCAGTTTCTGTTTGTGCCTTGAAAGCTTTATACATTTCTGGAGACAACAATGGATACCTTAGTTTTGCTGCCAAATTTTATCGATTTCTTCTCTGAAGCCATGGATCATTCTGAATCTCCTGGAAATCTTGCAGTCATTTTTTTGACATTTGGTAATATTCCACCGAGTAAATCAGTTTCATGTCCACATATTGGTTCCACTTTCATTGTTTACTTGCTCCTTAAAGATTGTTTACCTTGTTGCAGTGCTTAATTTAGCCTTTGCACTGAGTCTTCTTTGTTTTGTGGTTATGCATGCGTCCCTTCTGTCAAGCAACACTACTACGGTTGAGGTAATACACTCACCTGCTactttctttctaccatttttGAGATTTATGAATATTTTCACAGTTTGCACTTACCATTTGAGACCTGAATTACCTGATAAAATTATGTTCATCTGGCTACTACCCTCTGCTTGAGGTTCTATATTAATTTATGAATACATACATTGTACAATAAGAATTTGCTACAGTTGCCTAAAATGATCCAAATATCAGAGTAACCTGAATCTACAAAGAATTTAATAATGCCACATGTTTATGATTTATCATGTCTTATTACATCGCAATTGTATGCAACTATTTGAAACAATGTTTCAGGTTCATGAAAAGAGAGGAGCAATCAGATGGAAGTACGACTTGGGCAGGAAGAAGAATTTTGAGCAGGTggaattctctctctctctctcactgctTATGTAAACCCCTTTTCCATCAGACATTTGATAATTTTTAACTCTTATCCTGTCCTGTAGGTTTTCGGCACGAAGAAGGCACTGTGGCTCTTACCACTGTTCTCAAAAGAGGATTTAGACAACGTACCTGCCCTTCGGGGACTGGAGTTTCCGACACTTTCAGATACTGAGGCTTGATGCTTGGTGAATTCCTATACTTTTACCTCCCACCAGCCATTTAGATATCTTTACGGACTCATACATGCTGATTACAATGGGTCTAAAAAGGTGTATTACCCCGTGTCCAATTTAGTCAACTTAGTCTATAGTTAGGAGAGGATTTAAATTTGAGTCAtggttatttatttttacttttatacaTTGAAGAAAAATTGGATTCAGAAGGATCACCCTACACAGGAAACTAGGAAAGTGATTGCTTGGGGAAAAAACTCAGTTAGCTACCCATCAATTTTTTATACAGATTGTTTTTCTCCTCCATGTCTTGTCCCTCGTCCAAACTACGTGTACCCCAATTTCTTGGATATGGGAAAAGGGCTGTGCTTGAAGTAGTTGCGTCGAAGATTTTATACTGAGATGTATAAATCTATATTGATGTGTAGCTAAGTTTGCTCTACTTCCTCAAACTATTCGTTGCTGGAAATTGTGATTGCCAGTAACTCATTCACATTGCACGGGATGTTGATGTAGACTTGGGGTGATAATTTGGATGTCCAGTTGGCTGAAAATTGGGTTTGAAGTTGTAAATCACCAAATATTTTCTGATCATAAATCAGGCGCAAGTGTGTTCCACTGGATAAAGTTAGTTTTGATTCACTTGCTCGCTTCTTTCTTGCAGTTTTTAGCTTATTTTTTGTAATGCCCCAAGGAACTCACTCTCAATTTCATTTTTCcccttaaaactaaaattttgccACTTTACACCTTGAAACTCAATATTCGCTCCACTTTGGCGAGATTCTATCCAATCTGTTATATTGGTGTTAACTTTGCTGATGTGGTGATGGACCGGACCCGTTAATTTGCtgacgtggcagccacatcactTTTTGTATGCCAATTGGCGGGACCTTCCCCACgcctcctctttctttctcCGTCTCTCTTTCCCAACCCCATTTCCCAAGCCAGCACCACCCCAACTCCCCGCTCTGAGCTCTCTTGCCACTGCGTGCCCCCATTTGATCATTTACTCATCGAACTTTACGTGCATTTACTGTTCTTAGATTCCAGATTTTCAGAAGAGAGTGGAAATGTTGCAGTGAATGTTTTTAGCATAGTTTTTCTGTGATTTTCTGTTTGGCTTCCCATAAACTCTTcgtgaaaaagaaaaggaagaaaagataTGCAGCtcttgaaattttgattttcgTTTGCTTTGCGAAAGTGAAATTGGGATATGATTACATGTTTATGGAATACGAGAATAGCaaagtaattttctttttttttttcactttcctCGGACTTCTCGACAGACAAATAGCGAACTAGTAAAAATTTATATgtttatgtatgtatgtgtgtatgcATGTGCGTATGTGTGTCTTTATGCGTGTGTTAGGGCATATACAGGCACGGAAGTCGCCGCCCGTTACAGCTGTTCCTCGTGCTGTATTAACCACAGAAAGTGCTAGGCATGGGGAGGTGTCTTCTTGGGAGAGTGGATGGTGGCGTGTGGTGGCAAGAGTGCTCATGGTGGGGAGGCGGCTCGGTGACGGCGGCTTGGGAAATGGGGCTAGGAAAGAGAGTGAGACAGAAAGAAAGGTTTGGATTGGGGGAGGGTGCCGCCAATTGGCATAAAAAAGTTGATGTGACTGCCACATCAGCAAATTAGCGGATCCATCATGGTCACATTAGCAAGGTAAACGTCATTTTTACTGATTTGACAGAATCTCGTTAAAGTGAAGTGAATAAAGGTTCAAGGTGTAAAATCGTAAAATTTTGGCTCTAGAAAGAAAGTTAGGTGAAGTCGAGTTTCAAGAAGCATTTCATAAAATAAGCCTTCAATTAAAATCCGAGTAGCCTGTGGCTTAGTAGTAAAAAGATGACTATCCAAGCAAACCACTTTAATGTTAGTTTCAACTCCTACAAAGGGTACAACGTTTACGTGTACCCAAGGAtttaaatatcgaaaatatcggcgaAATCGTTTTTTTCggttaccgatattttaatgagtatccaatgagttttcgtcaaaatatcgcgatattatcgataatatcgcgatattatcgatattattggtaatatcgcgatattagttataatatcgcgatattttcgcgATATGACAtccaaaaattcttaaaattttcTGAAAAGTCTCAATTTTGAAACTAAAGGGATTCGAACCCCCTCCCATTTGACTCTTAACGCCTtaaccaccatatcacttatggttgttgtgataatatgctactatatttatatatattgttttgttttgaattctttttacaagaaacaaatttgcacatattccaaattttttgtggtattatattttaaattgtgtcaattaattacttagttaatggcatgtggtttttaatttttctattttttatttggtcacttacatggtacggctggaaaaaattcccgaaaatcccaaaccaaaccgaaaaatccccaaacccaaaccgaaaaatcccaaaccaaaaccatcctgaagttcgggaatcccatcccgaaaaataccgaaattttcgatatgggattggtttccaaatcccatttgtttggtaatcctgaaaaataccgaagtattcggtttcctattgacttttgggttttggttcttgaaaaccattgTCATGGTTGCTGattactcttcacaatacacttactctacaaatagagatgatgaagatagtgaaaattttgaacctcataggaactctatgtggtactaagtcactcatgtatcttaccatgcaatgtataaagtgtaaaatattgtactaattcattatatataaataattatggtgtgtttaaacttctttaattaattactacatattttttacattcacaatgtttgccagttcgctatataatcaacttaaatcagttaaatccatcatgcaatgcatttccttccaattttttgtgataaactaatagataattgactaaataaacatcctgcaaagtttcaataaaaatttccaagtttttcttacaatttccgtggtttccatgtaatttttatcgatatcgatattatcccgatatttccatcgatatttccgtgttttcagactaccgatatttccgatattaccgatattttcttccttgcgtgTACCTGAGATGTATGGTTTTTCCATTGATTACACGTATTCAAAGttttacttaaattttttttgagtAATCACGCTTTCAGAGTTTCACTAAAATAATCTTTTACTCGAGGAAAGAGAAGATTCCctgaaagacttttttttttatcgatgAGCATCAATATTATTTGGAACAATGCAAGACTAGGGTAGGCAACATTGTTAACCTGTTTATGTTATATCATATAAACTTGATTCCCCGACAGCTCTCTTCccttttatattatttaacaaTGAATGAATCAATGATGTGATTATAACCACACAAACCTGACCCATATACCACCCAATCCCCTTGTCTGTGATTttaaatgagaaattttatttgaacatatataatttctttgtacatcaaatttaaattttaattgtgaattgttttttttaccctattgcataattactaccaagtacaagatgaaattaacaataaaatcaaaatttattaATAACCCCACATCTCAAATAATCAAACTCTACTATCACGCAATGCTTATCCTACTTTCATCACGCAATTAATCAACATTTATGTGAGCCATTTATTTGCAAGAAATCATCATTATGTGTTGTTTGCACTATAAATAGCAATAACATCTTTTAGAAAAATCGAAAATCACGAACCGTAAAATTCTTCATAAACTAGACATCCATAtgtttccaagcatataaggctcaatATCTATTTCATCTTGAGGAAGTACAGCTTAATCTTCAAACTTGACAAAAGAATAATTCTAATAGAAGCCAAACGCCTTGGATAAATAGCAAACAGAGGAGCCATGACCTTGAATGCCGTGGTGAGGAAGGGAGATGTCAAGTATCCTCTTTGTCCAGTGATGAGACCCCATCGTCGATTTGTAGAAACATAGATTATACGTTTTGAATAATATTCCACGAGTTATTATTCTTCAAATTGATGCACCAATATCTACTTTTGCTAATGCAAACTATTTAAGGGAAAGGTAATAAAATACAAGCTAGATATCGATATATGAAGACAACGTAGTCAGCGGGATAGAGATTTAATCTATgcacaaaatttggttcatagGATCTCAAAGTGGTACATGAGGAGGAAGACAAGATAAAATCTTCTGGAGAAACAAGCTTACACTATGTTATAATAGATATTGGCAAGTGATCAATCTGCAACGGTCACAAATTAAACTTTTACGATATCTGCCTTTTAGCTTTACTACGAGTCTAAtgctaaaattaaaatcaaattacaGATGTTGGAAGCATCGATACTAGGGGGATCACTATGCTTGAAGAGGTCCAGAAAAGTGTAGGTAGAAAGGGTCTTAAGGTATGATATTATGGTAGACTAGTTATGTTTGATATAGTTCATATTTTTGTTTGATCATGAGCTTGTGTTTATTCTTTCTACTGATCTATCAGCTTGTAATAGCAAACCTCCGAAGTAAGGTGATCAATCAGCGAGAAAATCGGTAAggaatgggtgtaaagataaatatatatattgaattggATTTATGAGGGTAGTTTAGatagtaaatttgggtttaaaaagatattaaatctttaattaaaaataatataggtGTAGAGAGCAAGTTGGGTGTATAAAAATGttatatgagttcaaataaaattttcctttttaaattgATTACAGATACTATTAAATAGAGTTTTTAGAATGAAAAACTTAGGCTTGCTTGATAATCATTTCAAtatgtagttttattttttatttttttaaattaaaaacgaagTGTTTCCTAACTTTATACAGCAACTACCAAAACTAAATCGTACTACTAATGTAATTCTATATCAAGATAAAccacaaaaattaattaatagtcAACAGGTCTCTTATAGAAAAACTCCACGCAtgttaacaaatatatatatatatatatataattttattatttttttaatatctatACACGATCCACATGGTTACTCCATTGCTCATCTTTTTTGGCCGGAACCACCGAGTCATTGAGGTGAACGGGTTGACTCACCCTCAGAACATAATGGTCGTTCGGATTACAGATATCGGAGGCCACGACGGAGAACCAAACGATGGCTGGGGTAGCAAATAGGACGAGACCAAAGGGCACCATCCACAGCTGCTTATTTGCAGGATGATACTGATACTCCCACCACCCTAACATGAGTCCTCCAGCCACACTCACCAGAACTGACCAAAAGCAAGCTGTTCTTGTCTCCACAATTCTTCGTTGCTCCAAGTAACTTATTGTTTCTTTGTCTTCCTTGTTCAATCCCATCAAATAACGATAAAAAAAGTAAATTCCTGGCTCTGCTCCTGAAATCATATTGGTTAAAAAACGAAAAGGAACGAAAATTAACAAAGTATCGAATTCATAATTTGTAGGGTAATGTTTCCTTGCCATGTTAAGTAGCTAGACAGTGTGATAAAAGAACATTTTTCCTATATCATGTATTCTAATCAGACATACAGTCTAACAAGAGAACATTTCTATATACGCATGCACAAGTTCcataaaacaaaacaacaaaagcatAAAGAAACATACCTCGGTGTTATTGGTGATGAAGAAAAAGATTGAGAGATGTGGAAATTAAGTTAGGTGTTGGGGGTGAAGATATAGAGAGAGGTGTTAAAGGAGGGACAAAAACCCTAAGAGCAAGAACAGGAGAGTGTTGGGAGCTTGGAGGGCAAGAGTCCCATGGATCTGGTGGATTAATACTAAGGGAGTGAGGTTCTGAGGAGGGCTTTGGACTTTGCAAAGTCACACAAGAACAACCAAAGAGTCTGATTTAGCTAAACATCCGACGTGGCTTTCTATCAAAGTTATTAtttgttaaagaaaataaatataaaggAGAAAAATGATTACGTATCACGATCACACAACGCATTTGCCAAGTTATCTGGGGTAGATTTTATATGAATCTAtttttgtaatatatatattggtCACTGTTTTGACAAGTGGCTTGTTTTAAGTGATAAAACTGTACTAGTGGTTGTTCATAacgtattaaaattttatttttcaattttattttcaagatttgtaatGGTCATAAATCTGCTGGCTGGCAAGCCGGCAAGACTAGAAGGTGAAACTGAGGATTCGTTCTCATTTGTTAAACTATAGAAATTTGGGTTCAACTCAGTGAAGGTGAGAAATATAGAGGGGAAAAGAGGtgattc
This genomic window contains:
- the LOC126629914 gene encoding probable protein S-acyltransferase 12, which gives rise to MEINMFRLCSGLKVIGYFMILLVAAIISVSYYAIVVVTWGPELLRGGVHSFLAFFIIVMFHILLVMLLWSYFMVVFKDPGSVPENWKPLIEEENLEAGSSLTLSENIEPEAFTSTQSSDGRERRPQVGYCSRCQNGKPPRCHHCSVCQRCVLKMDHHCVWVVNCVGARNYKFFLLFLLYTFLETTMDTLVLLPNFIDFFSEAMDHSESPGNLAVIFLTFVLNLAFALSLLCFVVMHASLLSSNTTTVEVHEKRGAIRWKYDLGRKKNFEQVFGTKKALWLLPLFSKEDLDNVPALRGLEFPTLSDTEA